In one window of Thunnus thynnus chromosome 23, fThuThy2.1, whole genome shotgun sequence DNA:
- the arid2 gene encoding AT-rich interactive domain-containing protein 2, protein MANSTGKNLPDQRRKGQAFLDELRQFHQSRGSPFKKIPIVGGKELDLNALYIRVVSLGGFAKVSDKNQWIELGDEFNFPRSCSNAAFALKQYYLRYLEKYEKVHHFGEDDEEAQPGNPKASLPIGAIPSSYNYQQHIVSDYLRQSYGLSTDFAPPCDYNKLVLSLLSGLPNEVDFAVNVCTLLSNESKHAMQLDKDPKLVTLLLAHAGVFDDSLGSFSGVFGTDWKEKTCRDFVRFWKEVVEDAEVRELIWDKSSPAQDGTSSEERWQSLFHPPRNSGISDMEAQRVLQIAVILRNLSFEEANVKLLAANRTCLRFLLLCAHCNLISLRQLGLDTLGNVAAELQLDPVDFRTTHLIFHTITKCLMSRDRFLKMRAMEILGNLSKAEDNGVLICEYVDQDSYREVMMLLTLPDLMLLMASLEVLYLLAQLGEIPCSKIASVDHSIDLLVRLVSVDLHTFGPDALTAVRLIEHQANAEQAAEVRPQLVEQVPAAVQGTPAPVTRVPAQSTQPPPGIVELDGEKFTLQWLNAHFETNPEGSVSRSEMYSEYLGMCSKMGRSNILNSNGFLKCLRTVFPNHTMRRQEEPRANGQVQILLVGLRRRSIPLPIQLYYQQPQQQQQNPGAAPSPAAKQEAPGDPQAPPPGLPPGHPILGPLFVRAPGPSLSTGGAAPSMAFTTQEPPHASHPTVSRHPVPPQVPPQLPPQLPPNPLAAVQQQQQVRPGPVVQIPTSAPATQNHSPQNPAAPPPAQQQQQHSPMLPTGTPVTLFQQVPQGHILTARVQGVCPPITQHPPLPQTPPLSGPQGGAPQVESQCVAAVSAPSPSIQVGAGQALSIAGVPNSQGSRVTFQNIAPKPAPNQSGGPATTIATPNQQPQQQAQSVVIVSPNPQQNPAYTPAIHQIVLANPSAIPGAQTIQIAGQPGPASSPCPPPASHSSTQVQPNQTVSHALSMKRHQQQHQQQSQLQIISQTPPSQPTSTESSLIKQLLLPKRGPSTPGGKLILPAPQVPPPNSTIAPSPQVIYQAGYSTQGPSPQPQQLNVQLVPGQLPAAGAPALQTVQLLPGQLISTSSSGAATIIQGPTAAAQVTFTVVPNTGFSTSTAAVAAVSQGAVAPGVPPPPFSTGTVPHHAPAAPPPPPPPPPLPAPLRGDKIICQKEEEAKDATGLHIHERKIEVMENSSLAEGDSSNGKTSNGDVAAGAKLLNGRKCMESNLPPYHSGNSQGALNGPATESPPANGKQALSPGPNTPLEGNPDPKKTLVNGVCDFDRGDSGGNFNKNIPNHIASKQYLGNGEVGPSEKSHSSNPPLPSPPPPQQDTAKAQQAERLANGPQAVGTKPPSELTNGPLGPGHAVPVLRQQLLPNSSLPSTVNVTSQSLAASPANGVASEARGLKRPAENEDRSAAAASSGIPNKVGVRIITISDPNNAGSSATMVAVPAGTDPSTVAKVAIENATQQRNCSPTQAAGSTPTVTPSPPPVSQPAPAGNHSPRLPTQQTPAAPPEQSRKEGQNFKCLWQSCKRWFETPSQVFYHAATQHGGKDVYGGQCQWEGCEPFPRQRLSFITHLQDKHCSREALLAGLKLEEQQAQSPNQTSSQTPPVAGSTPAPRAPKAIVNHPSAALMALRRGSRNLVFRDFTDEKEGPVTKHIRLTAALTLKNIAKHSDCGRMLVKRHETHLSVLALSNMEVSTTLAKCLYELTRSLQA, encoded by the exons ACTATCTCCGCCAAAGCTATGGACTGTCTACGGATTTTGCTCCGCCGTGTGACTACAACAAACTGGTGCTGTCTCTTCTTTCGGGCCTACCCAACGAAGTGGACTTTGCTGTTAACGTTTGCACTCTGCTTTCCAATGAGAGCAAGCATGCCATGCAGCTGGACAAGGACCCCAAACTGGTCACGTTGCTGCTGGCCCACGCTGGCGTCTTTGATGACT CGCTAGGCAGCTTCTCCGGGGTATTTGGGACGGACTGGAAGGAGAAAACCTGCCGGGACTTTGTCAgg TTCTGGAAAGAGGTGGTAGAGGACGCTGAAGTCAGGGAGCTGATCTGGGACAAGAGCAGCCCAGCACAAG ATGGTACGTCGTCTGAGGAGCGCTGGCAGAGCCTCTTCCACCCGCCGCGGAACTCTGGTATCAGTGATATGGAGGCCCAGCGGGTGCTGCAGATTGCCGTTATCCTGCGAAACCTATCCTTCGAGGAGGCCAACGTCAAGCTGCTGGCGGCCAACCGAACGTGCCTGCGCTTCCTTTTGCTCTGTGCCCACTGTAACCTCATCTCACTCCGACAGCTCGGACTCGACACGTTGGGCAACGTGGCTGCCGAG CTTCAGCTGGATCCCGTTGACTTTCGGACGACCCATCTGATCTTTCACACCATCACCAAATGCTTGATGTCCAGAGACAGGTTCCTCAAAATGAGAG CCATGGAGATCCTGGGCAACCTCAGCAAAGCAGAGGACAATGGCGTGCTAATCTGCGAGTATGTGGACCAGGACTCGTACAGGGAGGTAATGATGCTCCTCACCTTGCCTGACCTCATGCTCCTCATGGCCTCCTTGGAGGTGCTGTACCTGCTGGCCCAGCTCGGAGAGATTCCCTGCAGCAAGATCGCGTCTGTCGACCACAGCATAG aCCTGTTAGTGCGGTTAGTATCGGTTGACCTTCATACGTTTGGACCAGACGCCCTAACAGCGGTGCGGTTGATCGAGCATCAGGCCAACGCCGAACAGGCAGCCGAGGTCCGACCACAGCTGGTAGAGCAGGTACCTGCAGCCGTGCAGGGAACACCAGCGCCTG TAACAAGGGTCCCAGCTCAGTCCACTCAACCACCACCTGGTATTGTTGAACTAGATGGGGAGAAATTTACACTGCAATG GCTAAACGCACACTTTGAGACAAACCCTGAGGGCTCCGTGTCTCGATCAGAAATGTACTCCGAGTACCTGGGCATGTGCAGCAAAATGGGGCGAAGTAACATCTTGAACTCCAATGGCTTCCTCAAATGTCTGCG GACTGTGTTTCCAAACCACACAATGCGGCGGCAAGAGGAGCCCAGGGCCAACGGCCAAGTTCAGATCCTCCTGGTAGGGCTAAGGCGGAGGTCAATCCCCCTGCCCATCCAGCTGTACTACCAgcagcctcagcagcagcagcagaatccGGGTGCAGCACCTTCTCCAGCAGCTAAACAGGAAGCTCCTGGAGACCCTCAGGCCCCGCCTCCAG GCTTACCTCCCGGGCATCCCATCCTTGGACCTCTGTTTGTCCGGGCCCCGGGCCCCAGCCTCAGCACCGGAGGTGCCGCCCCATCAATGGCCTTCACTACACAGGAACCTCCCCATGCAAGCCACCCGACTGTTTCCCGGCACCCTGTGCCCCCACAGGTGCCTCCACAGTTACCACCGCAATTACCACCAAATCCTCTGGCAgcagtacagcagcagcagcaggtccgACCTGGTCCAGTGGTCCAGATTCCAACGTCGGCACCGGCCACCCAGAACCACAGCCCCCAGAACCCTGCCGCCCCACCTCCGGctcagcaacaacagcaacactcCCCCATGCTGCCCACAGGGACACCTGTCACGCTATTTCAGCAGGTACCACAGGGCCACATCCTTACCGCCAGGGTGCAAGGTGTGTGCCCCCCAATCACCCAGCACCCACCCCTGCCTCAAACCCCTCCCCTGTCTGGGCCGCAGGGTGGAGCTCCCCAGGTAGAGTCTCAGTGTGTTGCTGCAGTATCAGCACCCTCCCCTTCCATCCAGGTGGGAGCTGGTCAGGCGTTAAGTATCGCAGGTGTGCCCAATTCCCAGGGGTCACGTGTCACATTTCAGAATATCGCCCCCAAACCAGCGCCAAACCAGTCAGGTGGACCAGCAACGACGATAGCCACTCCTAACCAGCAGCCTCAACAGCAGGCGCAGAGTGTAGTAATAGTCAGTCCCAATCCCCAGCAGAACCCCGCCTACACCCCTGCCATACACCAGATCGTTCTTGCCAACCCCTCCGCCATTCCTGGTGCCCAGACTATCCAGATAGCCGGGCAGCCTGGACCTGCTTCCAGCCCCTGCCCGCCTCCTGCCTCTCACTCCAGTACCCAGGTCCAGCCTAATCAAACTGTCAGCCACGCACTGTCCATGAAACGGCATCAACAGCAGCATCAACAGCAGTCACAGCTCCAAATTATTTCCCAAACTCCTCCCTCTCAGCCTACCTCCACTGAGTCCAGCTTGATCAAACAGCTACTGCTTCCAAAGCGAGGGCCTTCTACGCCGGGAGGAAAACTAATCCTACCCGCTCCACAGGTGCCCCCTCCCAACAGCACGATAGCCCCCAGTCCACAGGTCATCTACCAGGCAGGCTACAGCACCCAGGGACCCTCTCCTCAGCCTCAGCAGCTCAACGTTCAGCTGGTTCCTGGCCAGCTTCCTGCTGCAGGAGCCCCGGCCCTCCAGACAGTCCAGCTCTTGCCAGGCCAGCTCATTTCCACTAGTAGCTCAGGGGCAGCTACCATCATCCAGGGCCCCACGGCAGCTGCACAAGTGACATTCACCGTGGTCCCCAACACTGGCTTCAGCACCtctactgctgctgttgctgctgtcagcCAGGGGGCGGTGGCCCCGGGTGTTCCCCCTCCTCCATTCTCTACTGGAACGGTGCCCCACCACGCCCCtgcagctccacctccacccccacccccaccaccactgcCAGCTCCCCTCAGAGGAGACAAGATCATTTGtcaaaaggaggaggaggccaaGGATGCCACAGGGCTGCACATCCATGAGAGGAAGATAGAGGTGATGGAGAACTCCTCTTTGGCAGAAGGAGACTCCTCCAATGGCAAAACCAGTAATGGCGATGTTGCGGCAGGTGCCAAGCTGCTAAATGGTCGGAAGTGCATGGAGTCTAATCTACCTCCATACCACTCAGGGAACAGCCAGGGGGCACTCAATGGCCCGGCTACGGAGAGTCCCCCTGCTAATGGGAAGCAGGCCCTCTCCCCTGGCCCGAACACCCCTCTGGAGGGCAACCCCGACCCCAAAAAGACTTTAGTCAACGGGGTGTGTGACTTTGATCGGGGTGACAGTGGTGGCAACTTTAACAAAAACATTCCAAATCACATTGCTTCCAAACAGTACTTGGGGAATGGGGAGGTGGGCCCCTCTGAGAAGAGTCACAGCTCAAACCCCCCTCTCCCTAGCCCTCCCCCTCCCCAGCAGGACACTGCCAAAGCCCAGCAGGCTGAGCGCCTGGCCAATGGACCCCAGGCAGTAGGCACCAAGCCTCCCTCGGAATTAACCAATGGACCTTTGGGGCCAGGCCACGCTGTGCCTGTGCTAAGACAGCAACTGCTACCCAattcctccctcccctccactGTTAATGTTACCTCCCAGAGTCTTGCTGCCTCTCCTGCAAATGGAGTGGCCTCCGAGGCTCGAGGCCTCAAGAGGCCAGCTGAGAATGAGGACCGCAGTGCAGCGGCAGCATCCTCGGGGATCCCCAACAAAGTGGGAGTGCGGATCATCACCATCAGTGACCCCAACAATGCCGGCAGCAGTGCCACCATGGTGGCGGTGCCAGCAGGAACAGACCCAAGCACAGTAGCCAAAGTAGCAATAGAGAACGCCACTCAGCAGAGGAACTGCTCGCCCACACAGGCAGCTGGCTCAACG CCTACCGTTACCCCGTCCCCGCCCCCTGTATCCCAGCCTGCACCAGCAGGTAACCACAGCCCTCGCCTCCCAACACAGCAAACCCCCGCAGCACCACCCGAGCAAAGCAGGAAAGAGGGGCAAAACTTCAAGTGTCTGTGGCAATCCTGTAAACG GTGGTTTGAAACGCCGTCTCAGGTGTTTTACCACGCGGCAACGCAACATGGCGGAAAAGATGTGTATGGAGGCCAGTGTCAATGGGAGGGATGTGAACCTTTTCCTCGGCAGAGACTGTCCTTCATCACGCATCTACAG GATAAGCACTGTTCTCGAGAGGCTTTGCTGGCTGGACTCAAACTAGAGGAGCAGCAGGCGCAGAGTCCCAATCAGACTTCTTCCCA GACTCCGCCAGTGGCAGGCAGTACTCCGGCACCGCGAGCACCGAAAGCAATCGTCAATCATCCGAGTGCAGCTCTCATGGCCCTACGCAGAGGCTCTCGAAACCTGGTCTTCAGGGACTTCACT GATGAGAAAGAGGGACCAGTGACCAAACACATACGACTAACTGCTGCCTTAACGTTAAAGAACATCGCCAAGCACTCTGACTGTGGTCGCAT GTTGGTAAAGAGGCATGAAACGCACCTCTCCGTGCTCGCGCTAAGTAACATGGAGGTTTCCACCACGCTCGCCAAATGCCTTTACGAACTGACGCGCTCGCTCCAGGCTTAA